One Peptostreptococcus equinus genomic window carries:
- the ispD gene encoding 2-C-methyl-D-erythritol 4-phosphate cytidylyltransferase, which produces MNDVIIVAAGSGSRMKLNYNKQFALLNGKPMIAWTIEKYYNHENIDNIYLAIRPEDQDLMEKILNKYNLNRVNIVYGGKERQDSIYNCLKQMGKSDYILVHDGARPFVDKDIIDRSIKATKIHKATCVGVPSKDTIKRVDDSDIIKDTPNRQFLWCAQTPQSFEASLIKNAYEYAYENNISATDDASLVEAIGYKVKMVMGSYENIKITTPEDLAYGQYILNK; this is translated from the coding sequence ATGAATGATGTAATAATTGTAGCCGCTGGTTCCGGCTCTAGAATGAAACTGAACTATAATAAGCAGTTTGCTCTATTAAATGGCAAACCTATGATTGCATGGACTATAGAAAAGTATTATAATCACGAAAATATTGATAATATATATCTTGCTATTAGACCTGAAGACCAAGACCTTATGGAAAAAATTTTAAATAAATATAATTTAAATAGAGTAAACATAGTCTACGGAGGAAAAGAAAGACAAGATTCTATATACAATTGTTTAAAGCAAATGGGTAAATCTGATTATATACTGGTACATGATGGTGCTAGACCTTTCGTTGATAAGGATATAATTGATAGGTCTATAAAAGCCACTAAAATACATAAAGCTACCTGTGTAGGAGTTCCTTCAAAAGATACTATAAAGCGTGTAGATGATTCAGATATTATTAAAGACACACCTAATAGACAATTTTTATGGTGTGCCCAAACTCCACAATCGTTTGAAGCTTCATTGATAAAAAATGCTTACGAATATGCTTATGAAAATAATATTAGCGCAACAGATGACGCTAGTTTAGTTGAAGCTATAGGATATAAGGTTAAAATGGTAATGGGATCTTATGAGAATATAAAGATTACAACACCAGAAGACCTTGCCTATGGGCAATATATTTT
- a CDS encoding MDR family MFS transporter, translating to MNTDKKLIAFAIYACSFMSAIEITIVTTAIPAIVRDLNGFNLSSYLFSIYLLTSAVSTAVFGKLSDVYGRKKLFQLSILLFLVGSVLCGLSQSMIFLIISRGVQGMGSGAINTLSMATIGDVFEVSERTKIQGYNSTLWSVGSLIAPFISGLMLIKLTWHWIFFINVPIALLSLYLINRSYKVKEQSKPQKLDSKGLSLLTIFIICLLQILSMLEKHPIYDLSVIFLIVVAIISMMSFINVEKKVEEPVLPFRLFTKEVLIIMILSFLNSMVLIAMDVYNPSFMQNVGQYSPIMSTTTIVPMSFFWVIGSVLLARVISKYSLKHILIVSFALLDIGLLGLIFLKPNINLALMVLFSSFIGLGFGGSFNTLLFVVQESLSKDDIGIASGSVMFIRTLGQTIGISFFGTVLNSSIVKYFDNSNISVDINSILTDKTIPINDKLTSLFIGHNNIFITCFIIGFACIIITMFLQANKKISDWEIK from the coding sequence ATGAATACAGATAAAAAATTAATAGCCTTCGCCATATATGCCTGCTCATTTATGAGTGCCATAGAAATCACCATTGTAACAACTGCCATACCAGCAATAGTTAGAGATTTAAATGGTTTTAACTTATCTAGTTATCTATTCTCTATATACCTTCTAACATCTGCTGTATCCACAGCTGTGTTTGGTAAATTATCGGATGTCTATGGTAGAAAAAAACTTTTCCAATTATCTATACTATTATTCTTAGTTGGTTCCGTACTTTGTGGTTTATCTCAATCAATGATATTCTTGATAATATCTAGAGGTGTACAAGGTATGGGTTCAGGAGCCATAAACACTTTGAGTATGGCAACTATTGGGGATGTATTTGAAGTATCTGAAAGAACAAAAATACAGGGTTATAATTCTACTCTTTGGAGTGTTGGTAGTCTAATAGCCCCATTTATTTCTGGCTTAATGTTAATAAAACTTACATGGCACTGGATATTCTTTATAAATGTACCTATAGCTCTTTTAAGTTTATATTTAATCAATAGGTCTTATAAAGTAAAAGAGCAAAGCAAACCTCAAAAGCTTGATAGCAAGGGACTTAGTTTATTGACTATATTTATTATTTGCCTACTTCAGATCTTATCTATGCTTGAAAAACATCCAATATATGATTTAAGCGTGATATTCTTAATAGTAGTTGCGATAATAAGTATGATGTCATTTATTAATGTTGAAAAGAAAGTTGAAGAACCTGTACTTCCATTTAGATTATTTACTAAAGAAGTTCTTATAATTATGATTTTATCTTTCCTAAATTCTATGGTTCTAATAGCTATGGATGTATATAACCCGTCCTTTATGCAAAATGTAGGACAATATAGTCCAATAATGTCTACTACTACCATAGTACCTATGTCATTTTTCTGGGTAATAGGGTCAGTTCTTCTGGCAAGAGTTATATCTAAATATTCATTAAAGCATATACTAATAGTTAGTTTTGCTTTGCTTGATATAGGTTTATTAGGCTTAATATTCTTAAAACCAAATATAAACCTAGCTCTTATGGTTTTATTTTCATCATTTATAGGCTTAGGTTTTGGTGGAAGTTTTAATACATTGCTATTTGTAGTTCAAGAAAGCTTATCAAAAGATGATATCGGTATAGCTTCAGGATCTGTAATGTTTATTAGAACTCTTGGTCAGACAATAGGAATCAGTTTCTTTGGTACAGTACTCAACAGTTCCATAGTAAAATATTTTGATAATTCCAATATTAGTGTAGATATAAATTCTATACTTACAGATAAAACTATTCCAATAAATGATAAATTGACTTCATTATTTATTGGACACAACAATATATTTATCACATGCTTTATAATAGGATTTGCATGTATTATAATAACTATGTTCTTACAAGCAAACAAAAAAATTTCGGATTGGGAGATAAAATAA
- a CDS encoding aminopeptidase produces MNLNERIDKFAQLVVEVGVNVKEGEILLIRADIEAKDFVRLCVKHAYAFGAKHVYVEYSDDFITREKYLNAPSDAFDEYPQWQAEKYTQIAKDGGSFLSIISSDPDMMIGVDPDRIGRFQKISGKYLKEWRSYTLSDKVKWSIVAAPSENWAKKVFPELDSKIAYEYLWESILDCSRVTENPIKEWEKHNKNLKERTDLLNELNFKELRYKSLKTNLTVGLPEGHIWLSGDSKDPNSNPFNPNIPTEEIFGMPHKDKVNGRVYSTKPLIYAGSLIDEFWIEYKNGKVVDFDAKIGKENLKNLIETDEGSMRLGEIALVPFDSPISNRNIIFYSTLFDENASCHLAIGAAYSSCIKNGDKFTDKEKEEKGVNTSTTHVDFMIGDNTLDIVGIKANGDKVQIFKNGNWAF; encoded by the coding sequence ATGAATTTAAATGAAAGAATCGATAAATTTGCACAACTTGTAGTTGAAGTAGGTGTAAATGTTAAGGAAGGTGAAATTCTACTAATTAGAGCTGATATAGAAGCAAAAGATTTTGTTAGATTATGTGTAAAACATGCATATGCCTTTGGTGCAAAGCATGTATATGTTGAATATAGCGATGATTTTATTACTAGAGAAAAATATTTAAATGCCCCAAGTGATGCATTTGATGAATATCCACAATGGCAAGCAGAAAAATATACTCAAATAGCAAAGGATGGCGGGTCTTTCCTATCAATCATTTCTAGTGATCCAGATATGATGATTGGTGTCGATCCAGATAGAATAGGAAGGTTTCAAAAAATTTCTGGTAAATATCTAAAAGAATGGAGATCATATACACTTTCAGACAAGGTTAAATGGTCAATTGTGGCAGCACCATCTGAAAACTGGGCAAAAAAAGTGTTCCCTGAATTAGATTCAAAAATAGCTTATGAATATCTATGGGAAAGTATCTTAGATTGTTCAAGAGTCACAGAAAATCCAATAAAAGAATGGGAAAAACATAATAAAAATCTTAAAGAAAGAACAGATTTACTAAATGAATTAAATTTCAAAGAACTTAGATACAAATCATTGAAAACTAATTTGACAGTAGGATTACCTGAAGGGCATATATGGTTAAGTGGTGATTCAAAAGATCCAAATTCAAACCCATTTAATCCCAACATACCTACAGAAGAAATTTTTGGTATGCCTCACAAAGACAAGGTAAATGGTAGAGTATATTCTACTAAACCTCTGATTTATGCAGGTAGTTTAATAGATGAATTTTGGATTGAATATAAAAATGGTAAGGTAGTAGATTTTGATGCTAAAATAGGAAAAGAAAATCTAAAAAATCTTATAGAAACTGATGAAGGTTCAATGAGATTAGGTGAAATAGCCCTAGTTCCTTTTGATTCTCCAATATCTAATAGAAACATAATATTTTATTCTACCCTATTTGATGAAAATGCATCTTGCCATTTGGCAATAGGTGCAGCTTATAGCTCTTGCATAAAAAATGGCGATAAATTTACTGATAAAGAAAAAGAAGAAAAAGGCGTGAATACAAGTACTACACATGTCGATTTTATGATAGGCGATAATACTTTGGACATAGTAGGAATAAAGGCAAATGGTGATAAGGTTCAGATTTTCAAAAATGGAAATTGGGCATTTTAG
- a CDS encoding CapA family protein: MDFKDEKGFIGLSIFIMLLFIASVSFVFLNTIHGNSIIKEKNSYTQKFKKVSFVGVGDNLIHDSIYIAADSHDGIIGDGKYNFDHFYENISSDIKKFDLAYINQESIISGDSSGISTYPKFNCPQSMIPSLKKTGFNIINLANNHSMDMGSQGIKNSVKIWNQTDLYHGGLYDSQKSRNIPLIISKNGIKIAILFYTYDTNGMLPDNEYMVSYLNEKNVKEDISRVKGKSDFIIVSTHWGDEGVEDLSSQQIKFAKLFNEQGVDLVVGTHAHRIQKSEWLQAQNGKKTLIFYGTGNFVHNMLKPTTYLEAMVSCDFVIDGNKKYISNAKFTPLVFHLERTNFGYDGSVYRLDKYPIDLANKHIEMYGQGQYNINLYKDTLKRLVPADMLDLK, translated from the coding sequence ATGGATTTCAAGGATGAAAAAGGATTTATAGGACTTTCAATTTTTATTATGTTATTATTTATTGCTTCGGTTAGCTTTGTTTTCTTAAATACAATACATGGTAATAGTATTATTAAAGAAAAAAACTCTTATACACAAAAGTTTAAAAAAGTATCTTTTGTAGGAGTTGGAGATAACTTAATCCATGATTCTATTTATATTGCTGCTGACAGTCATGATGGCATAATTGGTGATGGTAAATACAATTTTGATCACTTTTATGAAAATATTAGCTCGGATATAAAAAAATTTGACCTAGCCTATATAAATCAAGAATCTATTATATCTGGAGATTCTTCAGGAATTAGTACTTATCCAAAATTCAATTGCCCACAGTCAATGATTCCTAGCCTTAAAAAAACTGGTTTTAATATAATAAATTTAGCCAATAACCACTCTATGGATATGGGTTCGCAAGGTATAAAAAATTCCGTGAAAATATGGAACCAAACTGATTTGTATCATGGTGGTTTATACGACAGTCAAAAATCAAGAAATATACCTCTTATTATTAGTAAAAACGGCATTAAAATAGCTATTTTATTTTATACCTATGATACAAATGGTATGCTGCCAGATAATGAGTACATGGTATCTTATTTAAACGAAAAAAATGTAAAAGAAGATATATCAAGAGTTAAGGGAAAATCAGATTTTATCATCGTCTCTACACATTGGGGAGATGAAGGCGTTGAGGATTTATCTAGCCAACAGATAAAATTTGCAAAGTTATTCAACGAACAAGGAGTAGATCTGGTAGTTGGAACTCACGCTCATAGAATACAAAAATCAGAATGGCTACAAGCTCAAAATGGAAAGAAAACTTTAATTTTCTACGGAACAGGAAATTTTGTTCACAATATGCTAAAACCAACTACATATTTAGAGGCTATGGTTTCGTGTGATTTTGTAATTGACGGAAATAAAAAATATATATCTAATGCCAAATTTACACCATTGGTATTTCACTTAGAAAGAACTAACTTTGGCTATGATGGAAGTGTCTATAGACTAGACAAATATCCTATTGATTTGGCCAACAAGCATATTGAAATGTATGGCCAAGGACAGTATAATATAAATCTATACAAAGATACATTAAAGAGATTAGTTCCAGCTGATATGCTGGATTTAAAATAG
- the speD gene encoding adenosylmethionine decarboxylase codes for MSEKMKLYGFNNLTKSLSFNIYDVCYAKTKEEQNNYVAYIDEQYNAERLTAILCKVTEIIGAHVLNISKQDYDPQGASVTILIAEEPISKKDRDASCNGGENFMDEIHSTNIKEQVLATRDTVVGHLDKSHVTVHTYPEYHPDKSISSFRVDIDVATCGKISPLNALNFLISCFDSDIITMDYKVRGFTREEDGRKIFIDHDITSIQDYIDKETLEKYDAQDVNVYQSNIFHTKMLIKELELENYLFDKDPREFSPKQRLTILENLRREMIEVYSGRNIY; via the coding sequence ATGTCGGAAAAAATGAAATTATATGGATTTAATAACTTGACTAAATCCTTGAGCTTTAACATCTATGATGTTTGTTATGCAAAGACGAAAGAAGAACAAAATAATTATGTTGCCTATATTGATGAGCAATATAATGCGGAGAGACTTACAGCAATTTTATGCAAGGTAACGGAAATAATAGGTGCTCATGTACTTAATATTTCAAAACAGGATTATGATCCTCAGGGTGCAAGTGTGACTATATTAATAGCTGAAGAGCCTATATCCAAAAAAGATAGGGATGCATCTTGTAATGGTGGAGAAAATTTTATGGATGAAATACATAGTACTAATATAAAAGAACAAGTCTTAGCTACTCGTGATACAGTAGTTGGACACCTAGATAAGAGTCATGTGACAGTACACACGTATCCGGAATATCATCCAGACAAGTCTATCTCTAGCTTTAGGGTAGATATAGATGTTGCTACTTGCGGAAAAATATCGCCATTAAATGCACTTAATTTTCTAATAAGTTGTTTTGATTCAGATATAATAACTATGGATTATAAGGTTCGTGGTTTTACAAGAGAAGAAGATGGAAGAAAAATATTTATTGATCATGACATTACATCAATTCAGGATTATATAGATAAAGAGACTTTGGAAAAATATGATGCACAGGATGTAAATGTATATCAGTCTAATATTTTTCATACTAAAATGCTTATAAAAGAGTTAGAACTCGAAAACTATTTATTTGATAAGGATCCTCGTGAATTTTCGCCAAAGCAACGTCTCACAATATTAGAAAATTTAAGAAGAGAAATGATAGAGGTGTATAGTGGAAGAAATATATACTAA
- a CDS encoding aminotransferase class I/II-fold pyridoxal phosphate-dependent enzyme, translated as MEEIYTNQKRRPIVEALEKYKKERIVSFDVPGHKQGKGHKALTDFFGSDAVSVDYNSSKPLDNLTHPTGVIKDAEELAAQAFGAKSAFFMIGGTTSSVQAMILSSTKRNDKIIMPRNVHKSAINALVINGAIPIYINPGVDKELGISLGMSVEDIKSAIEKHPDAKAILVNNPTYYGICSDLKRIVKIAHEAGMLVLVDEAHGTHFYFNEKLPISAMKAGADMAAVSVHKTGGALTQSSFLLLGEGADSAYTRQIINLSQTTSGSYLLMASLDIARSNLALNGKEIFERVIKMTDYAREEINLIGGYRAFGKEIINGDTVYDFDTTKLSIHTRDLGLAGIEVYDILRDEYDIQIEFGDIGNILAIVSVGDRELELERLIGSLSEIKRLKSGSKIGIPDHEYIDPIVKLSPQEAFYSESEVIAIKNSVGRISTEFVMAYPPGIPILAPGEKISREIVDYIIFAKAKGCKMTGTKDMQMNDIYVVKEK; from the coding sequence GTGGAAGAAATATATACTAATCAAAAAAGAAGACCCATTGTAGAAGCTCTTGAAAAATATAAAAAAGAGAGAATAGTATCTTTTGATGTACCAGGTCACAAGCAAGGTAAGGGTCATAAAGCACTTACAGATTTTTTTGGTAGTGATGCTGTATCTGTTGACTATAATTCTAGTAAGCCATTAGATAATCTGACACATCCTACAGGAGTAATAAAAGATGCAGAAGAGTTGGCAGCTCAAGCTTTTGGTGCAAAGTCTGCATTTTTTATGATTGGTGGAACTACATCATCAGTACAGGCTATGATCTTGTCATCCACAAAGAGAAATGACAAAATCATAATGCCTAGGAATGTACATAAAAGTGCTATAAATGCACTTGTAATAAACGGTGCAATACCAATATATATAAATCCAGGTGTTGATAAAGAGCTTGGTATAAGCCTAGGTATGTCTGTTGAAGATATAAAATCAGCAATAGAAAAACATCCAGATGCCAAGGCTATATTAGTAAATAATCCAACTTACTATGGTATTTGCAGTGATTTAAAACGAATTGTAAAAATAGCACATGAAGCTGGAATGTTGGTTTTAGTAGATGAAGCTCATGGAACTCATTTTTATTTTAACGAGAAATTGCCTATTTCAGCTATGAAGGCAGGTGCAGATATGGCTGCTGTAAGTGTACATAAAACAGGAGGTGCGCTTACTCAAAGTTCATTTTTATTATTAGGAGAGGGTGCAGATTCCGCATATACAAGACAGATAATAAATCTCAGTCAAACGACTAGCGGATCGTATTTATTGATGGCTTCTCTGGATATAGCAAGATCAAATCTAGCTTTAAATGGCAAAGAAATTTTTGAAAGAGTAATAAAAATGACTGATTATGCTAGGGAAGAAATAAATCTAATAGGTGGATATAGAGCTTTTGGTAAAGAAATAATAAACGGTGATACTGTATATGATTTTGATACTACAAAGCTTAGTATACATACTAGAGATTTAGGATTAGCTGGGATAGAAGTTTATGATATATTAAGAGATGAATATGATATACAGATAGAATTTGGAGATATAGGAAATATACTTGCTATTGTATCTGTTGGAGATAGAGAACTAGAATTAGAAAGATTAATTGGGTCACTATCTGAAATAAAAAGGCTAAAAAGTGGGTCTAAAATTGGAATACCAGATCATGAATATATAGATCCAATAGTGAAACTTAGTCCCCAAGAAGCTTTCTATTCAGAGTCTGAAGTTATCGCTATAAAAAACAGTGTGGGAAGAATAAGTACGGAATTTGTAATGGCATACCCACCGGGTATACCAATATTGGCACCAGGAGAAAAAATAAGCAGGGAAATAGTAGATTATATAATTTTTGCAAAGGCTAAAGGTTGTAAAATGACGGGAACAAAAGATATGCAAATGAATGATATATATGTTGTAAAGGAGAAATAA
- the speE gene encoding polyamine aminopropyltransferase, which translates to MELWYSEMHTEDVKFSIRIKEQLLADKSQFQQIDVFESNEFGRFFTLDGLIMVTEKDEFIYHDMIVHVPMATNPNIKNVLVIGAGDGGTVRELSRYKSIEKIDVVEIDKLVVDVCLEYFPNTSVGFKDPRVELFYEDGLKFVRNKGSKYDLIIVDSTDPFGPGEGLFTKEFYGNCYKALTEDGILVNQHESPYYSSYAKSMQRAHKRINEFFPIARVYQAHIPTYPSGHWLFGFASKKYDPLEFDSKKWNELGLKTRYYNTNLHTACFALPNYVIDFLEESKND; encoded by the coding sequence ATGGAATTATGGTATAGTGAAATGCATACTGAGGATGTTAAATTTTCTATTAGAATAAAAGAGCAATTATTGGCTGATAAGAGTCAGTTTCAGCAAATAGATGTATTTGAATCAAATGAATTTGGTAGATTTTTTACTTTAGACGGTTTGATTATGGTGACTGAAAAAGATGAATTTATTTATCATGATATGATTGTACATGTGCCTATGGCTACAAATCCAAACATTAAAAATGTACTTGTGATAGGAGCTGGCGATGGTGGCACAGTGCGTGAACTATCAAGATATAAATCAATAGAAAAAATAGATGTGGTTGAAATTGATAAGTTGGTAGTGGATGTATGTTTGGAATATTTTCCAAATACATCAGTAGGATTCAAAGATCCTAGAGTAGAATTATTTTACGAGGATGGTTTAAAATTTGTAAGAAATAAAGGAAGTAAATATGACTTAATTATAGTGGATAGTACTGATCCATTTGGACCTGGTGAAGGACTTTTTACAAAGGAATTTTATGGAAACTGTTATAAGGCGCTTACTGAGGATGGAATATTGGTAAACCAGCATGAAAGTCCTTATTATTCTTCTTATGCTAAATCTATGCAGAGAGCTCATAAGCGAATCAACGAATTTTTCCCAATAGCTAGAGTCTATCAGGCTCATATACCTACATACCCATCAGGTCATTGGCTATTTGGATTTGCGAGTAAAAAATATGATCCATTAGAATTTGATTCTAAAAAATGGAATGAATTAGGTTTAAAAACTAGATATTATAATACTAACTTACATACTGCTTGTTTTGCACTTCCTAATTATGTAATAGATTTTCTTGAGGAGTCAAAAAATGATTAA
- the speB gene encoding agmatinase, whose protein sequence is MIKANPAFMACDTDYEDAKIVIFGAPFDGTVSYRPGTRFASAEVRKESYGIESYSPFLQKDLEEKNICDIGDLDLPFGNARRALDEIYKNTKMIITDSKTPLMIGGEHLVTLGCVEAVYEKYPDLCILHLDAHADLREDYLGEKLSHASVIRRCYELIGDGKIFQLGIRSMTKDEDLFAQKHTYQCKYNLSKLDEYLEIIGNRPLYITIDLDVLDPAFFPGTGTPEPCGISSIDLINAIHKFSGLNIVAIDVNELSPHYDHSGVSTITACKMIRELLLTI, encoded by the coding sequence ATGATTAAGGCTAACCCCGCTTTTATGGCTTGTGATACAGATTATGAAGATGCAAAAATAGTTATTTTTGGAGCTCCATTTGATGGAACAGTGAGTTATAGACCAGGAACTAGATTTGCCAGTGCAGAGGTAAGAAAAGAAAGCTACGGTATAGAATCGTATTCACCATTTTTACAAAAAGATTTAGAAGAAAAGAATATTTGTGATATTGGAGACTTAGATTTACCCTTTGGAAATGCGAGAAGAGCTCTTGATGAGATTTATAAAAATACAAAAATGATAATAACAGATTCAAAAACTCCTCTGATGATAGGTGGTGAACACCTAGTAACATTAGGGTGTGTAGAAGCTGTATATGAAAAATATCCAGATTTGTGTATACTTCATCTAGATGCACATGCAGATTTAAGAGAGGATTATCTAGGAGAAAAATTATCTCATGCATCGGTGATTAGGAGATGCTATGAGTTAATAGGGGATGGAAAAATATTTCAGTTAGGTATACGTTCAATGACAAAAGATGAAGATTTATTTGCGCAAAAACATACATATCAGTGTAAATACAATCTCTCAAAACTTGATGAATATCTAGAGATTATAGGAAATAGGCCTCTTTATATTACAATAGATTTAGATGTATTAGATCCGGCATTTTTCCCAGGAACGGGAACGCCAGAACCCTGTGGAATAAGTTCTATAGACTTGATAAATGCTATACATAAATTTTCAGGACTTAATATAGTAGCTATAGATGTAAATGAATTATCACCTCACTATGACCATAGTGGTGTATCTACTATTACAGCTTGTAAGATGATTAGAGAATTATTGTTAACTATATAA